From a region of the Fischerella sp. JS2 genome:
- a CDS encoding response regulator yields the protein MKILLVEDDLSIGEFLLSTLTAYRYTVDLATDGELGLELAIQGEYAVIVLDVMLPKLDGLSICRKLREQGCQTPILMLTAKDSDEDVVVGLDMGADDYVTKPCEPSQLIARIRALLRRQATAISSSVLTWGKLCLDPNLIQVTYQQQLITLSPKEYSLLELFLRYPQRIFSRSAIIDHLWSIDESPTDAAVTNLIKDLRRKLKAAGMMEELIETVYRLGYRLKVAPNTDIQDKQEKTEPEQEEINLEAEGLKLIEEVAQDFQASLPERIEVLEKAVRSLQFDNFDSGQRERVIEEAHRLAGGLGTFGYTRGSELARAIEHLLREKSELGKQELNQILQQIAQLQQEIEQPPVSATISQPQAGIMPLVLVIDDDHLLCESLRQAAPMRGLQVEVADKSTPLHQIANNPPSVILVSFDRTSIPARLTLLEKLKVHFPAIPVLTLAEEDRLDTRITVARWGNGRYLLKPTTTDEIFEAIAKILPSPTISNAKVMIVDDDPVELKTLTALLQPWGVQVTCVRNPQQFWQVLISTEPDVLLLDLEMPTFNGFELCRVVRQDSRYADLPIIVVTAHTDASSIGLVFAAGADEFIAKPVVGPELVTRVLSRVERTRMQQQLLRCQQQQLQVSPKETKIDSLTQVANRHYFDQFLEREWQRLIHKQSWLCLIICDIDHFQAYNDHYNYQTGNTCLQQVAQAICQCIDPSRDLVARSGADEFMIGLPDKSLDGALQVVERIQQAIATVQISHPSLTTNSNITLSFGITGSIPTPEKSYKNLIVTANQALYTAKARGCNTYCLYPL from the coding sequence ATGAAAATTTTGTTAGTCGAAGACGATCTATCTATAGGTGAATTTCTCTTAAGCACACTGACTGCCTATCGATATACCGTCGATCTTGCTACGGACGGTGAACTTGGATTGGAATTAGCTATCCAAGGAGAGTACGCCGTCATCGTGCTGGATGTTATGCTTCCCAAACTCGATGGGTTGAGCATATGTCGTAAGTTACGTGAGCAGGGATGCCAAACCCCAATCCTCATGCTAACAGCAAAAGACTCAGACGAGGATGTTGTTGTCGGTTTAGATATGGGAGCAGACGATTATGTCACAAAGCCTTGCGAACCATCTCAGCTGATAGCGCGAATTCGTGCTTTGTTGCGTCGTCAAGCAACTGCAATATCTTCTTCAGTCCTAACATGGGGAAAATTGTGTCTCGATCCAAACTTGATTCAAGTAACTTATCAGCAACAACTTATTACTCTTAGCCCCAAGGAATATAGCTTACTAGAGCTTTTTTTACGGTATCCTCAACGCATTTTCAGCCGTAGCGCCATTATTGATCACCTGTGGTCAATTGATGAATCACCTACAGATGCTGCGGTGACGAACTTGATTAAAGACCTGCGGCGTAAACTAAAAGCAGCAGGCATGATGGAGGAGCTAATTGAGACAGTGTATCGGTTGGGATACCGATTAAAGGTTGCGCCAAACACAGATATACAAGACAAACAAGAGAAAACAGAACCGGAACAAGAGGAGATTAATCTAGAGGCAGAAGGCTTAAAGCTGATTGAGGAGGTAGCACAGGATTTTCAGGCTTCGTTACCAGAAAGAATCGAAGTTTTGGAAAAAGCCGTGCGATCGCTCCAGTTTGACAATTTCGACTCTGGACAACGAGAACGTGTCATTGAAGAAGCACATAGGTTGGCAGGTGGTTTAGGGACGTTTGGCTATACTAGAGGCTCAGAGTTAGCACGGGCCATTGAACACCTATTGAGAGAGAAATCCGAACTTGGTAAGCAAGAATTGAACCAAATTCTGCAACAGATAGCACAGTTACAGCAAGAAATCGAGCAGCCACCAGTCTCTGCTACAATCTCCCAGCCACAAGCGGGAATCATGCCTTTAGTATTGGTGATTGACGATGACCATCTGTTGTGTGAATCACTACGACAAGCCGCACCCATGCGAGGACTGCAAGTCGAGGTTGCTGACAAGTCAACTCCATTGCATCAAATCGCCAACAATCCTCCGAGTGTGATTTTAGTTAGTTTTGATCGTACTTCCATACCAGCGAGGTTAACTTTACTGGAAAAGTTGAAAGTACATTTTCCGGCAATTCCAGTACTTACCCTAGCTGAGGAAGATCGTTTAGACACTCGAATTACCGTTGCTCGTTGGGGAAATGGTCGTTATCTTCTCAAACCCACCACTACAGATGAAATATTTGAGGCGATCGCTAAAATTCTGCCATCACCTACCATCTCCAATGCCAAAGTGATGATTGTTGATGATGACCCAGTAGAACTGAAAACTTTAACAGCTTTGTTGCAACCTTGGGGAGTTCAGGTGACATGTGTTCGCAATCCGCAGCAGTTTTGGCAAGTGCTAATCTCTACCGAACCAGATGTGCTGCTGTTAGATTTGGAAATGCCTACATTTAATGGATTTGAACTGTGTCGGGTTGTGCGACAAGACTCAAGATACGCAGATTTACCCATAATAGTTGTTACTGCTCATACTGATGCTAGCTCTATTGGGCTAGTGTTTGCAGCCGGAGCCGATGAATTTATTGCTAAGCCTGTTGTTGGCCCAGAACTAGTGACTCGTGTGCTAAGTCGGGTTGAACGAACTCGAATGCAACAACAACTGCTACGCTGCCAGCAACAGCAATTGCAAGTATCTCCAAAAGAAACAAAAATTGATTCATTAACTCAAGTGGCAAATCGCCACTATTTTGATCAATTCCTGGAGCGGGAATGGCAACGTCTCATCCACAAACAAAGTTGGCTTTGTTTAATTATTTGTGATATCGATCATTTCCAGGCTTATAATGATCACTACAACTATCAAACTGGAAATACTTGTTTGCAACAAGTAGCCCAAGCGATTTGCCAATGCATTGACCCTAGCCGCGATTTAGTCGCCCGATCTGGTGCAGATGAATTTATGATTGGTTTGCCAGATAAGTCTTTGGATGGTGCATTGCAGGTCGTAGAGCGAATTCAGCAGGCGATCGCTACTGTGCAAATTTCCCATCCCTCCTTGACCACAAATAGCAACATCACCTTAAGTTTCGGTATCACAGGTTCTATACCAACCCCAGAAAAATCTTATAAAAATTTGATTGTGACTGCTAATCAAGCACTTTATACTGCAAAGGCAAGAGGGTGTAATACCTACTGTTTGTATCCTTTGTAA